A DNA window from Niabella yanshanensis contains the following coding sequences:
- a CDS encoding tetratricopeptide repeat-containing sensor histidine kinase has translation MGIILHDVGDYFGSQELLFKALKILDEQNEQHHERIASAYNELGKNSRNLKNYQEAIHYYDLAIDFSTDTSFKLVRLNNKGATYKDEEQYDLAIKVYNSILNSDKNIPQEYARILSNFAYAKWLKDSSYNAAPEIWNAIRIWKNEKDDWGLSASYIHLTHYYRPTRPDSALFYAKKLYKITKNLNSPDEIKNALAMLIPVSTLGEVKEYFTKYRSLSDSIETARNKAKNQFATIRYETEKHKTDKLKLQKENAETKLRVVWQRVISIVLGIGAVIGFIWYRKRKQQAIREQQLQMSKKVHDKVANKVYRIMSEVEHKGLPEKNVLLYKLNTVYKQSRDISYNEPGKNNQDFQQSVSELLESFASNTVKVASVGNSQQIWEKMTPVAREELSITIEELMTNMKKHSSASNVVLKFMQKENIVEVLYTDDGIGLPPRTLYGNGLRNTETRIKDIGGRIIFDKTIPGLKVRIFIPIAK, from the coding sequence ATGGGCATTATTTTACACGATGTAGGAGACTATTTTGGCAGCCAGGAATTATTGTTCAAGGCATTGAAAATTTTAGATGAGCAAAATGAGCAGCATCACGAACGTATTGCGTCTGCTTATAACGAATTGGGTAAAAATAGTCGAAACTTAAAAAACTATCAAGAAGCTATTCATTATTATGATTTAGCAATAGATTTTTCAACAGATACTTCTTTCAAATTAGTACGCCTTAATAATAAAGGGGCAACTTATAAAGACGAAGAGCAGTATGATTTAGCAATTAAAGTTTATAACTCAATCTTAAATAGTGATAAAAATATACCTCAAGAATATGCCAGGATCCTATCCAACTTTGCTTATGCAAAATGGCTGAAAGATTCCAGTTACAACGCAGCACCAGAAATCTGGAATGCTATACGTATTTGGAAAAATGAAAAAGATGACTGGGGGCTAAGTGCAAGCTATATACATTTAACTCACTACTACAGACCTACCCGACCAGACTCTGCTTTATTCTATGCAAAGAAACTCTATAAGATAACTAAAAACCTTAATAGTCCGGATGAAATAAAAAACGCGCTTGCCATGCTTATACCTGTGAGCACTTTAGGCGAAGTAAAAGAATATTTCACAAAATATCGGTCTTTAAGCGACAGCATAGAAACTGCTCGGAATAAAGCAAAGAATCAATTTGCCACGATCCGGTATGAAACAGAAAAACATAAAACAGATAAGCTGAAGCTCCAAAAGGAAAATGCGGAAACCAAGCTTCGCGTGGTATGGCAGCGGGTAATTTCTATTGTTTTAGGAATTGGAGCCGTTATTGGATTTATTTGGTACCGGAAGCGCAAACAGCAAGCCATACGGGAACAACAATTACAAATGTCCAAGAAAGTACATGATAAGGTTGCCAACAAGGTTTATCGTATTATGTCGGAAGTTGAACACAAGGGGCTTCCGGAAAAAAATGTACTGCTCTATAAATTAAATACAGTATATAAACAATCACGTGATATATCTTATAACGAGCCAGGAAAAAATAACCAGGATTTTCAACAATCTGTTTCGGAACTGTTGGAATCATTTGCCAGCAATACTGTAAAAGTGGCAAGTGTCGGCAACTCTCAGCAGATATGGGAAAAAATGACACCGGTAGCTAGAGAAGAGCTGAGTATTACCATAGAGGAGTTAATGACCAATATGAAAAAGCATAGCTCGGCCAGCAATGTTGTGCTGAAATTTATGCAAAAGGAAAATATAGTAGAAGTACTATACACCGATGATGGCATCGGGCTTCCTCCTAGAACGCTTTATGGCAATGGATTAAGAAATACGGAAACCCGTATCAAAGATATTGGGGGCCGCATTATTTTTGATAAAACAATACCGGGATTGAAAGTCCGTATTTTTATTCCAATTGCTAAATAA